In a genomic window of Methylobacter sp. YRD-M1:
- a CDS encoding c-type cytochrome — MRIFALSSMLIAGLAVAQSANAASIYAGHAIAASTCAQCHGVTTPSSGAPFPPLAGRDAEYLKSALKQYRDKTRVSDIMNNIAGSLSDNDIDNVAAYYSKLKP; from the coding sequence ATGAGAATATTTGCTCTCTCCAGCATGTTGATTGCAGGTCTGGCCGTCGCCCAAAGCGCTAATGCGGCAAGCATCTATGCAGGTCATGCGATTGCGGCTTCCACCTGCGCGCAGTGCCACGGCGTTACCACCCCATCCTCCGGCGCGCCTTTTCCGCCGCTGGCCGGACGCGATGCCGAGTATCTGAAATCGGCGCTGAAGCAATACCGCGACAAGACACGCGTATCGGACATCATGAATAATATTGCCGGCTCATTGAGCGATAACGATATCGACAATGTAGCTGCCTATTATTCAAAGCTGAAGCCGTAA
- a CDS encoding c-type cytochrome has product MRKLLLLIVVSGTALAGGPSTDRQNALRNMLKHDCGACHGLTLKGGLGPALLPEALAGKSDDFLADTILNGRKGTAMPPWQQFINRDEALWLVKVLRNPEH; this is encoded by the coding sequence ATGAGAAAACTGCTGCTGTTAATAGTGGTTTCCGGTACAGCACTTGCCGGCGGACCATCAACAGACAGGCAAAATGCGCTCCGCAATATGCTCAAGCATGATTGCGGAGCGTGTCATGGCTTGACGTTAAAAGGCGGACTGGGCCCTGCCCTGCTGCCTGAGGCATTGGCCGGGAAATCGGATGATTTTCTGGCCGATACCATTCTTAACGGCCGCAAAGGCACAGCCATGCCGCCCTGGCAACAATTTATCAACCGCGATGAAGCGCTCTGGCTGGTTAAAGTTTTACGCAATCCCGAGCATTAA
- a CDS encoding cytochrome D1 domain-containing protein: protein MKKLIPILGLAFSLNAVAEPRATGDLGVVIQRENGKTLIINSTEHKQLAEIEGLGDLSHASVVFSRDERYAYVFGRDGGLTKVDLLNDAIAKRIIQAGNSIGGAISQDGRFIAVSNYTPGGVKVFSSDTLELVADIPAEYDDGKLSKVVGIVDAPGQRFVFSLFDAGEIWVLDLKNPKQPAVQKFKNIGKQPYDALISPDGRYYIAGLFGEPGLALLDLWNTSEGAKHILPEYGKTDEKLPVYKMPHLEGWAIAGDYLLVPAIGKHEVLVIDKRQWQLVKAIPVAGQPVFVRARPDGRQIWVNFAFPDNSQVQVIDTKDLSISKTLTPGKAVLHMEFTPRGEQVWVAVRDDNQLVVYDTETLAEIARLPAKTPSGIFFSSRAHQIGL, encoded by the coding sequence ATGAAAAAGCTAATCCCCATTCTAGGCCTCGCATTTTCCCTCAACGCCGTAGCTGAACCACGCGCTACAGGCGATTTAGGCGTCGTTATTCAACGCGAAAACGGCAAGACGCTGATCATCAACAGTACTGAGCACAAGCAGCTGGCTGAAATCGAAGGCCTGGGGGACTTATCGCATGCCTCGGTCGTCTTCTCGCGCGACGAGCGCTATGCCTATGTTTTCGGCCGCGACGGGGGATTGACCAAAGTTGACCTGCTCAATGACGCCATAGCCAAACGCATCATCCAGGCCGGCAACAGCATCGGCGGTGCTATCTCTCAGGATGGCCGCTTCATCGCCGTATCCAATTACACGCCCGGCGGCGTCAAGGTCTTTTCCTCCGACACGCTGGAACTGGTCGCCGATATCCCCGCCGAATATGACGATGGCAAGCTGTCCAAAGTGGTGGGAATCGTTGATGCGCCCGGACAGCGCTTTGTCTTCAGCCTGTTCGATGCCGGCGAAATCTGGGTGCTGGACCTTAAAAACCCTAAACAGCCTGCCGTGCAGAAATTCAAGAATATCGGCAAGCAACCGTATGACGCCCTGATATCGCCGGACGGCCGTTATTACATTGCAGGCCTGTTCGGCGAGCCCGGCCTGGCCTTGCTGGATTTGTGGAACACCTCAGAAGGCGCCAAGCACATACTGCCGGAGTACGGCAAAACCGATGAAAAACTGCCGGTCTATAAAATGCCTCATCTTGAAGGCTGGGCCATTGCCGGCGATTATCTGCTCGTGCCCGCCATCGGCAAACACGAAGTGCTGGTGATCGACAAACGCCAATGGCAACTGGTGAAAGCCATTCCGGTAGCCGGACAGCCGGTTTTCGTCAGGGCCAGACCCGATGGCCGGCAAATCTGGGTTAATTTCGCCTTTCCTGACAACAGCCAGGTGCAGGTCATTGACACCAAGGACCTGAGCATCAGCAAAACCCTGACGCCGGGCAAAGCCGTTCTGCACATGGAATTCACACCGCGCGGCGAACAGGTCTGGGTAGCCGTACGGGACGACAATCAACTGGTTGTGTACGATACCGAAACACTTGCCGAAATAGCCCGCCTGCCGGCAAAAACGCCCAGCGGTATTTTCTTCAGCTCGCGGGCGCACCAGATAGGGCTGTAA
- a CDS encoding Lrp/AsnC family transcriptional regulator gives MLTSLHKRLLNDFQHDFPLTERPYQTIADTLGVTEDDVISALNDLHDSHFISRIGPVIPPNHIGVSTLAAMAVPEERLQEVADKISAYAEVNHNYEREHRFNLWFVIIASDAAHLQDVITSIEQETAYKIMQLPLLDDFFIDLGFKLDLNND, from the coding sequence ATGCTGACGTCTTTGCACAAGCGGTTGCTGAACGATTTTCAGCATGACTTCCCGCTCACGGAGCGCCCCTATCAGACCATTGCCGATACGCTGGGCGTCACCGAGGATGATGTGATTTCAGCCTTGAATGATCTGCATGACAGCCATTTTATCAGCCGCATAGGACCTGTTATTCCGCCCAACCACATCGGTGTCAGCACCTTGGCCGCGATGGCCGTGCCCGAAGAGCGGCTGCAGGAAGTCGCCGACAAAATCAGCGCCTATGCGGAAGTCAACCACAATTACGAGCGTGAGCACCGGTTCAATCTCTGGTTCGTCATCATCGCCTCCGATGCCGCCCATCTGCAGGATGTGATTACCTCCATTGAACAGGAAACCGCTTACAAAATCATGCAACTGCCCTTGCTGGATGACTTTTTTATCGATTTAGGCTTTAAGCTGGACCTGAATAATGATTGA
- the ahbB gene encoding siroheme decarboxylase subunit beta: MIDSRDLELLGRIQTGLPVCPRPYAEIGRCCGMPESEVIERLARLKQQGFIKRMGVIVKHRKLGYRANAMVVWNIPDDQVKQLGARMSSFSFVTLCYQRPRRPDWPYNLFCMIHGKDRATVLQQLEQLADVCGLASIDHEILFSRRCFKQRGAVYKNIATLADAEAAHG, encoded by the coding sequence ATGATTGACAGCCGCGACCTTGAACTGCTGGGGCGCATACAGACGGGCCTGCCTGTCTGCCCTCGGCCTTATGCCGAAATCGGCCGCTGTTGCGGCATGCCCGAATCGGAAGTGATCGAGCGCCTGGCCCGGTTGAAACAGCAGGGCTTCATCAAGCGCATGGGCGTCATCGTCAAGCACCGGAAGCTGGGCTACCGCGCCAATGCCATGGTTGTCTGGAATATACCCGACGATCAAGTTAAGCAATTGGGCGCCCGCATGAGCAGTTTTTCGTTCGTGACGCTCTGCTATCAGCGTCCGAGACGACCGGACTGGCCTTATAACCTGTTTTGCATGATCCACGGCAAGGATAGAGCCACGGTGTTGCAGCAACTCGAACAGCTTGCCGACGTGTGCGGTCTGGCGAGCATCGACCACGAAATTTTGTTCAGCCGCCGCTGCTTCAAGCAGCGCGGCGCCGTCTACAAAAACATCGCAACTTTAGCTGACGCGGAAGCAGCCCATGGATAA
- a CDS encoding Lrp/AsnC family transcriptional regulator, with protein MDNLDREIINVLQDGFPICNAPYRQVALTLNITEAELLARLQNLRANGILTRFGPLYNAEQMGGALTLAAVKAPEDRFDEIADIINAFPEVAHNYARRHTLNMWFVIATETPEQVRQTIDAIAQQTGLTVYNMPKIKEYFVNLKLEA; from the coding sequence ATGGATAATCTGGACAGAGAAATCATCAACGTGTTGCAAGACGGTTTTCCGATTTGCAACGCGCCCTACCGGCAGGTCGCTTTGACGCTCAATATCACGGAAGCCGAACTGCTGGCCCGGCTTCAAAACTTGCGCGCCAATGGTATATTGACGCGCTTCGGGCCGCTCTATAATGCCGAACAGATGGGCGGCGCCTTGACGCTGGCCGCCGTTAAAGCGCCTGAAGACCGGTTCGATGAAATCGCCGATATCATCAATGCCTTTCCTGAAGTGGCTCACAACTACGCGCGCCGCCACACTCTGAACATGTGGTTCGTAATCGCCACGGAAACGCCCGAACAGGTCCGGCAGACCATTGACGCGATAGCGCAGCAAACCGGACTGACCGTCTACAACATGCCGAAAATAAAAGAGTATTTCGTCAATCTGAAGCTGGAGGCCTGA
- the ahbB gene encoding siroheme decarboxylase subunit beta, which yields MLDAIDRKIIEATQAGLPLTPEPYQTIAEKLHLTADEVMARLSAMQDSGIIRRIGAVPNHYKLGYRYNGMTVWDLPDDKIDELGQQVGQLEFVSHCYHRPRHLPDWPYNLFAMVHGKTQADVDRQIKQIADLLGGYNRGCDVLYSTKILKKTGFRSRPSNSTGS from the coding sequence ATGCTCGATGCCATAGACCGCAAAATCATCGAAGCCACGCAGGCCGGCCTGCCGCTGACGCCGGAGCCGTATCAGACCATTGCCGAGAAATTGCATCTGACCGCCGACGAAGTCATGGCGCGCCTGTCGGCCATGCAGGACAGCGGCATCATCCGCCGCATCGGCGCCGTGCCCAATCACTATAAACTGGGTTACCGTTACAATGGCATGACGGTCTGGGACCTGCCCGACGACAAAATCGACGAACTGGGACAGCAAGTCGGACAACTAGAATTTGTCAGCCATTGCTACCACCGTCCGCGGCACCTGCCCGACTGGCCTTATAACCTGTTCGCGATGGTGCATGGCAAAACGCAGGCCGATGTCGACCGACAGATCAAGCAAATCGCCGACCTGCTCGGCGGCTATAACCGCGGCTGTGATGTGCTGTACAGCACGAAAATCCTGAAAAAAACCGGTTTTCGCAGCCGCCCGTCCAATTCCACAGGCTCATAA
- the nirJ gene encoding heme d1 biosynthesis radical SAM protein NirJ has translation MFRLSHYMRELIDPTPIKPARKPVAPVVIWNLIRRCNLACKHCYTTSADIDFPGELSTQEIYTVMDDLRAFKVPVLILSGGEPLLRPDIFDISRRAKDMGFYVALSSNGTKINAGNIDEIASIDYQYIGVSLDGIKDTHDQFRRMPGSFDEALRGVHQCLEKGIKVGIRFTLTQDNYQDFPALLQLMDDHDIDKFYLSHLNYGGRGNRNRKDDAHFQMTRTAMDLLFETNYEWLKAGKEREFVTGNNDADAVYFLHWVARKFPGKVDHIKAKLEQWGGNASGVNVANIDNLGNVHPDTFWWHYDLGNVRQRPFSEIWMDVSDPLMAGLKQNPRPLEGRCATCHFQRICNGNTRVRAQQTSGNAWAEDPGCYLTDEEIGINPGKQVE, from the coding sequence ATGTTCAGACTCAGCCACTACATGCGGGAACTGATAGACCCGACGCCGATAAAACCGGCACGCAAGCCGGTCGCCCCGGTCGTCATCTGGAACCTGATCCGCCGCTGCAACCTGGCCTGCAAGCATTGCTACACGACTTCGGCCGATATCGATTTTCCCGGCGAGCTGAGCACGCAGGAAATCTATACGGTCATGGACGATCTGAGAGCCTTCAAAGTACCGGTGTTGATCCTGTCGGGCGGCGAGCCGCTGTTGCGTCCTGATATTTTCGACATTTCGCGCCGGGCTAAAGATATGGGCTTTTACGTCGCACTGTCGAGCAACGGCACGAAAATCAATGCCGGCAATATCGATGAAATCGCTTCGATTGATTATCAATATATCGGCGTCAGTCTGGACGGCATCAAGGATACGCACGACCAGTTCCGACGCATGCCGGGCTCGTTTGACGAGGCGTTGCGCGGCGTACACCAGTGCCTGGAAAAAGGCATCAAGGTCGGCATCCGCTTCACTCTGACGCAGGACAACTATCAGGACTTTCCGGCCTTGCTGCAACTGATGGATGACCATGATATCGACAAGTTCTACCTGTCGCACCTGAACTACGGCGGCCGCGGCAATAGAAACCGCAAGGATGACGCGCATTTCCAGATGACCAGGACCGCTATGGATTTGCTGTTCGAAACAAACTATGAATGGCTTAAGGCCGGCAAGGAACGCGAATTCGTCACCGGCAATAATGATGCGGACGCCGTTTATTTCCTGCATTGGGTCGCCAGAAAATTCCCCGGTAAAGTCGATCATATCAAGGCCAAGCTGGAACAATGGGGCGGCAACGCCTCCGGCGTCAATGTGGCCAACATCGACAATCTCGGCAACGTACATCCCGACACATTCTGGTGGCATTACGATCTGGGCAATGTCAGACAGCGCCCTTTTTCTGAAATCTGGATGGATGTTTCCGACCCGCTGATGGCCGGGCTTAAGCAGAACCCGAGACCGCTGGAAGGCCGCTGCGCAACGTGTCATTTCCAGCGCATCTGCAACGGCAATACCCGTGTCAGAGCGCAGCAGACATCGGGCAATGCCTGGGCTGAAGATCCGGGCTGTTATCTGACTGATGAGGAAATTGGAATTAATCCTGGGAAACAGGTTGAGTAA
- a CDS encoding DUF748 domain-containing protein, whose amino-acid sequence MIKTRKTVSIIAKVLLTIAIALAVYAVVGFYVVPAVLKSKLPDVIEQQTGRKASIEKIRFNPFSLFASLEGIKVQEKNGQPFAAFDHFHFNVNALESIKQSVLVIDDVRLEKPFVHIVRQKSGGFNFTDLIKEKAEVQQKEDEIFPVTIRTLSVAEGKLAYEDASGSRPIKEQISPINLQIDNFSTLADELFNLSLSLALSPGGRFDWQGTAGVNPVVSEGSIKLDKIKLQKILALGRQKNAPIELKGDELLTVTYKVHSLKEKGRFGIDLSLVLNTGERLDWRGTLNTEPLSSEGHIKLEKVTLEKVQQLMVQDTVPFNLKGEELLEVDYKASYADNNLKLTVSQGRFDIRDFQFLEQKQDKALIKVPSFSVRGIDLDLDRQQIGIDSVSADGADVQAWLNADGMVNYRALFAPNKGNEAQVPNSAPQPAAAEKTPWKLKINSIALNNSALAFEDRTLKNPVAVKLSGTHFKLNNFSTEDGSSMPFQLNTDVNKNGSIALKGDMVIKPFSVRTSVDVKNIGLEAFQSYLEKFARIDIMDGKFNMDGKLSVALQEQKPADIKFEGETGIADLLTRDQLVNKDFIKWKNLALKDVKADMLAERYTAGTLAIDKPYARVIIEKDKSINFNDVIVDDKKSKTAPAKKAVPAAKKALKAKEASPAKTKGSADRKKLYFKIDRIRVMDGSSDFADLSLILPFAAHITDLNGGAGGFSSEEKSRINVALKGRAYDLAPVDIKGEVSPYQGDFDLQMNFRGMPMPLISPYMVEFAGYKVEKGKMTLGLKYTVEDGKLTASNSILIDQLTLGEKVENPDAASLPLELAVALLKDSEGKIKIDVPITGSLEDPKFSIGAIIKDALVNVITKVIKSPFNALASLVNGGEDLSEVSFAAGKAELDEKQQAKLTKIAKALQERPALNVDIKGAAFLEQDWPALTDDALLDQLKKRRAAEIDKEGSKRILAEYIELSDEQYKRLLADMFIEKFPLLAEKSFFGAPRLKDSKGGDFYEVAKQKLTAAIQPEQKRLKELAADRAQTIARYLVQQGGIENDRVFILDTAVDPKRENNEIVSTLSLKVE is encoded by the coding sequence ATGATAAAGACACGGAAAACAGTATCCATCATTGCAAAGGTTTTATTGACAATCGCTATCGCGCTGGCTGTTTATGCCGTGGTCGGTTTTTATGTCGTGCCGGCGGTATTGAAATCGAAACTGCCTGACGTAATCGAGCAGCAAACCGGCAGGAAAGCCTCCATCGAAAAGATTCGGTTTAACCCGTTTTCACTGTTTGCCAGTTTGGAGGGCATCAAGGTTCAGGAGAAAAATGGCCAGCCTTTTGCCGCTTTCGATCATTTTCATTTCAATGTCAACGCGCTTGAATCCATCAAACAATCTGTCTTGGTTATTGATGACGTGCGGCTGGAAAAGCCTTTTGTCCATATCGTCAGACAGAAAAGCGGAGGCTTCAACTTTACAGATTTAATAAAGGAAAAGGCTGAAGTCCAACAGAAAGAAGATGAAATATTTCCTGTAACAATCAGGACACTGTCCGTGGCGGAAGGGAAACTGGCTTATGAAGATGCATCGGGCAGCCGACCGATAAAAGAGCAGATTTCCCCTATCAATCTCCAGATAGACAATTTCTCGACACTGGCCGATGAGCTGTTCAACTTAAGTCTGTCGCTCGCGCTGTCGCCGGGCGGTCGGTTTGACTGGCAGGGCACGGCTGGCGTTAATCCGGTTGTCTCGGAAGGCAGTATCAAGCTCGACAAGATCAAATTGCAAAAAATCCTGGCACTGGGCAGACAGAAGAATGCTCCGATTGAATTAAAAGGCGATGAACTGCTGACAGTCACTTACAAGGTCCATTCTTTGAAGGAAAAGGGGCGATTCGGCATAGATTTATCGTTAGTGTTGAATACGGGCGAGCGTCTGGACTGGCGAGGAACGCTGAATACCGAACCTCTGTCCTCGGAAGGCCATATCAAGCTGGAAAAGGTGACGCTTGAGAAAGTTCAGCAACTGATGGTGCAGGACACCGTTCCCTTTAATTTAAAAGGCGAAGAACTGCTCGAAGTTGACTACAAAGCCAGTTATGCAGACAACAACCTCAAGCTGACAGTCAGCCAGGGTCGTTTTGATATCCGAGATTTCCAGTTTTTAGAACAAAAGCAGGACAAAGCCTTGATTAAAGTGCCGAGCTTTTCGGTGCGCGGAATCGATCTGGACCTAGACCGGCAACAGATCGGAATTGATTCCGTTTCAGCCGATGGCGCCGATGTGCAGGCTTGGCTGAACGCCGATGGCATGGTCAATTACCGGGCTTTGTTTGCTCCCAATAAAGGCAATGAAGCTCAAGTCCCCAATTCCGCACCTCAACCGGCAGCTGCTGAAAAAACGCCCTGGAAGCTTAAAATCAACAGCATTGCATTGAATAACTCAGCGCTGGCTTTTGAAGATAGAACGCTGAAAAATCCTGTTGCAGTGAAACTGTCTGGCACCCATTTCAAGCTGAACAATTTCAGCACTGAAGACGGAAGCAGCATGCCTTTTCAGCTCAACACCGATGTTAATAAGAATGGATCGATAGCGCTCAAAGGCGATATGGTCATTAAGCCTTTTTCTGTCCGTACATCCGTCGATGTCAAGAATATCGGCCTGGAGGCCTTCCAATCTTATTTGGAGAAGTTTGCGCGGATCGATATCATGGACGGCAAATTCAATATGGATGGCAAACTGTCGGTCGCGCTACAGGAACAAAAGCCGGCTGATATCAAATTTGAAGGCGAGACCGGAATTGCCGATCTATTGACGCGTGATCAGCTGGTCAATAAAGATTTCATCAAATGGAAAAATCTGGCCTTGAAAGATGTCAAGGCGGACATGCTGGCGGAGCGCTATACGGCCGGCACACTGGCTATCGATAAACCTTACGCAAGGGTAATTATCGAGAAGGACAAGTCGATCAACTTTAACGACGTTATCGTTGACGACAAAAAATCCAAAACGGCGCCGGCTAAAAAAGCGGTACCGGCTGCTAAAAAAGCACTGAAGGCTAAAGAAGCGTCGCCGGCTAAAACAAAGGGATCGGCCGATCGTAAAAAGCTTTATTTTAAAATCGACCGGATTCGGGTGATGGACGGCTCGTCGGACTTCGCCGACTTATCGTTGATACTGCCTTTTGCGGCGCATATTACCGACCTCAATGGCGGCGCCGGCGGATTCTCCTCGGAAGAAAAGTCTCGGATCAATGTCGCTTTGAAAGGCAGGGCCTACGATCTGGCGCCAGTCGATATCAAAGGGGAAGTCAGCCCGTATCAGGGCGATTTCGACCTGCAAATGAATTTTCGCGGCATGCCGATGCCGCTGATTTCGCCTTATATGGTGGAGTTTGCCGGCTATAAGGTTGAAAAAGGCAAGATGACGCTGGGGCTGAAATATACCGTTGAGGACGGCAAGCTGACGGCATCGAACAGCATCCTGATAGACCAGTTAACGTTAGGCGAGAAAGTGGAAAATCCCGATGCCGCGTCCTTGCCGCTTGAGCTGGCCGTAGCGCTGCTGAAAGATTCCGAAGGCAAAATAAAAATCGATGTGCCGATTACCGGCAGCCTCGAAGATCCTAAATTCAGCATCGGTGCGATCATTAAGGATGCCCTGGTGAATGTCATCACCAAAGTGATCAAGTCGCCGTTTAATGCGTTGGCTTCATTGGTTAACGGAGGGGAGGACCTGAGCGAGGTCAGTTTTGCCGCCGGCAAGGCCGAACTGGATGAGAAGCAACAAGCCAAGCTGACGAAAATAGCCAAAGCGCTCCAGGAGCGGCCGGCGCTGAATGTCGATATTAAAGGCGCTGCTTTTCTGGAACAGGATTGGCCCGCCCTGACCGATGATGCGCTATTGGATCAGCTTAAAAAAAGGCGGGCTGCCGAAATAGACAAAGAGGGCAGTAAAAGAATACTCGCAGAATATATCGAACTGTCCGACGAGCAATATAAGCGTTTGCTCGCGGATATGTTTATAGAGAAGTTTCCGTTGCTGGCGGAAAAATCGTTTTTTGGTGCACCGCGCTTAAAGGATTCGAAAGGCGGCGATTTTTATGAAGTCGCCAAACAGAAGCTGACCGCCGCTATCCAGCCGGAACAAAAGCGGCTTAAAGAGCTGGCCGCGGACCGGGCCCAGACGATTGCAAGATATCTCGTTCAGCAAGGCGGCATAGAGAATGACCGTGTGTTTATTCTCGATACCGCAGTCGACCCTAAACGGGAAAATAACGAGATTGTGAGTACCTTGTCACTAAAGGTTGAATAA
- a CDS encoding ammonium transporter, translated as MSFKFSKLFLALLLMPELTVAGELNQANTAWVLTSTTLVLFMTIPGLSLFYGGLVRSKNVLSVLMQCFSITCLVSILWLAGVYSLIFADGGDLQKLIGGTSKLFLPDIGTESLTGDIPETVYFMFQMTFAIISPALIVGGFAERMKFSAMLWFSGLWLILCYLPVCHWLWGGGWLADLGAMDFAGGIVIHVNAGVAALVAALVLGNRRGFPTTAMPPHNMTMVVTGAGMLWVGWFGFNAGSALTANGNAGMAMLVTHIGAASGSLTWMFIEWQHFGKPSVLGIVTGMVAGLGTITPASGFVGPAGALVIGITAGIVCFYATHYVKRTLKIDDSLDVFPVHGVGGVTGSLLTGVFAASSLGGLGLADGVSIMDQVGVQALAIVVTAIWSIVFSYLILKVLDKLIGLRVTADEEVQGLDIVLHEETGYQDL; from the coding sequence ATGTCATTTAAATTCAGTAAACTGTTTTTAGCTTTATTATTAATGCCGGAGCTGACTGTGGCCGGCGAGTTGAACCAGGCCAATACGGCCTGGGTGTTAACATCCACGACGCTGGTTTTGTTTATGACGATACCAGGCCTGTCGTTGTTTTATGGTGGGCTGGTCAGAAGCAAGAATGTGCTGTCGGTTTTGATGCAGTGTTTTTCAATCACCTGCCTGGTTTCGATACTCTGGCTGGCTGGTGTCTACAGCCTGATTTTTGCCGATGGCGGCGATCTGCAAAAGCTGATAGGCGGCACATCCAAGTTGTTTTTACCGGATATCGGCACCGAGTCACTGACAGGCGATATCCCTGAAACAGTCTATTTCATGTTTCAAATGACATTCGCGATTATTTCGCCGGCATTGATCGTCGGCGGTTTTGCCGAACGCATGAAGTTTTCGGCAATGCTCTGGTTCAGCGGGTTATGGTTAATTCTCTGTTATCTGCCGGTCTGCCATTGGCTCTGGGGCGGCGGATGGCTGGCCGACCTGGGCGCAATGGATTTCGCCGGCGGCATTGTGATCCATGTCAATGCCGGCGTTGCGGCCCTGGTGGCGGCGCTGGTGCTGGGCAATCGGCGCGGTTTTCCAACCACAGCCATGCCGCCGCATAACATGACTATGGTTGTGACCGGCGCCGGCATGTTGTGGGTCGGCTGGTTCGGTTTCAATGCCGGCAGCGCCTTAACGGCCAACGGCAATGCCGGCATGGCGATGCTGGTCACGCATATCGGCGCGGCTTCCGGTTCTTTGACCTGGATGTTTATCGAATGGCAACATTTTGGCAAACCCAGTGTCTTAGGCATTGTGACCGGCATGGTGGCCGGACTCGGTACAATTACGCCGGCTTCCGGTTTCGTAGGCCCTGCAGGTGCTCTGGTCATCGGCATTACCGCCGGTATTGTGTGTTTTTATGCCACGCACTATGTGAAGCGCACGCTGAAAATCGACGATTCATTGGATGTGTTTCCCGTGCATGGCGTGGGCGGCGTTACGGGCTCATTGTTGACAGGCGTGTTTGCGGCGAGCAGTCTGGGCGGCCTAGGGCTGGCTGACGGCGTATCGATCATGGATCAGGTTGGTGTTCAGGCTTTGGCGATTGTCGTTACGGCAATCTGGAGCATTGTATTTAGTTATCTGATATTGAAAGTGCTGGACAAACTGATAGGCCTGCGGGTAACTGCCGATGAAGAGGTGCAGGGGCTGGACATTGTGTTGCACGAAGAGACCGGCTATCAGGATCTATAA
- a CDS encoding P-II family nitrogen regulator, whose translation MKLITAIIKPFKMDDVREALSEIGVSGVTATEVKGFGRQKGHTELYRGAEYVVDFLPKVKLEIAVPDSILDKAVETIVKAASTGKIGDGKIFVSNLEQVIRIRTGETGEEAI comes from the coding sequence ATGAAATTAATCACAGCAATCATTAAACCGTTCAAAATGGATGACGTAAGAGAGGCTTTATCTGAAATCGGCGTCTCCGGCGTGACGGCCACCGAAGTTAAAGGCTTCGGTCGTCAAAAAGGTCATACCGAGCTCTATCGGGGAGCAGAGTATGTGGTGGATTTTCTGCCTAAAGTTAAGCTGGAAATCGCGGTGCCGGACAGTATTTTGGATAAGGCGGTAGAAACAATCGTAAAAGCGGCCAGTACCGGCAAAATCGGTGATGGGAAAATCTTTGTCTCCAATCTGGAACAGGTGATTCGAATCAGAACAGGCGAAACCGGGGAGGAAGCTATCTAA